Proteins from a single region of Paenibacillus sp. BIHB 4019:
- the fusA gene encoding elongation factor G, translating to MAREFSLKNTRNIGIMAHIDAGKTTTTERILFYTGRTHKIGEVHEGAATMDWMEQEQERGITITSAATTAQWDGHRINIIDTPGHVDFTVEVERSLRVLDGAVGVFSAKEGVEPQSETVWRQADRYGVPRIAYINKMDIIGADFLNVIKDMRERLQANAVAIQIPIGAESDFVGVIDIVERVAYKYKDDLGKDPEKIEIPAEYADQVEELRTELIEKVAELDEELTMKYLEGEEITIPEIKAALRKGVCEVKIFPVIVGSSYRNKGVQMMLDAVVDYLPSPLDVPAIKGMLDDGSEEIRQSSDSEPFSALAFKIMTDPYVGRLTFFRVYSGVLKSGSYVLNGTKNKRERIGRILQMHANSRQEISEVYSGDIAAAVGLKDTITGDTLCDEKHPIILESMNFPEPVISVAIEPKTKADQDKLGIAISKLAEEDPTFRAHTDEETNQTIISGMGELHLEILVDRMLREFKVETNVGKPQVAYRETFRQAAKVEGKFVRQSGGKGQYGHCWVEFVPQEPGEGFVFENKVVGGSIPREFIAPIQAGIEESMKNGVIAGFPLVDVKAIVFDGSYHDVDSSEMAFKIAGSMALKAAKEKCKPVLLEPIMKVEVTVPEEYMGDVMGMLNSRRGRIEGMDTRAGAQIIRAKVPLSEMFGYSTTLRSGTQGRGVFSMELSHYEEVPKSIAEEIIAKNKGE from the coding sequence ATGGCTAGAGAGTTCTCCTTGAAAAATACACGGAATATCGGGATTATGGCGCATATCGATGCGGGTAAAACCACTACAACTGAGCGTATCTTGTTCTACACAGGCCGTACTCACAAAATCGGAGAGGTGCATGAAGGCGCCGCTACGATGGACTGGATGGAACAAGAGCAAGAGCGCGGTATTACGATTACGTCTGCCGCGACGACTGCTCAATGGGATGGTCACCGCATCAATATCATCGATACCCCAGGACACGTTGACTTCACAGTAGAAGTTGAACGTTCCCTCCGCGTATTGGACGGGGCAGTTGGCGTTTTCAGTGCAAAAGAAGGCGTTGAGCCTCAGTCCGAAACCGTATGGCGTCAAGCAGACCGTTACGGTGTACCTCGGATCGCTTATATCAACAAAATGGACATTATCGGTGCAGACTTCTTGAACGTTATCAAGGATATGCGCGAGCGTCTACAAGCAAATGCTGTTGCGATTCAAATTCCGATTGGCGCTGAAAGTGATTTCGTAGGCGTTATCGATATCGTTGAACGCGTAGCTTACAAATACAAAGATGATCTCGGAAAAGACCCTGAGAAAATCGAAATTCCTGCAGAGTACGCCGACCAAGTCGAAGAACTCCGTACGGAATTGATCGAGAAAGTTGCCGAGCTGGACGAAGAATTAACAATGAAATATCTGGAAGGCGAAGAAATTACGATTCCAGAAATTAAAGCAGCGCTTCGTAAAGGCGTTTGTGAAGTTAAAATCTTCCCAGTTATCGTTGGCTCCTCGTACCGTAACAAAGGCGTTCAAATGATGTTGGATGCTGTTGTTGACTATCTTCCATCGCCACTTGATGTACCAGCTATTAAAGGTATGCTTGATGACGGTAGTGAGGAAATTCGTCAATCTTCGGATTCAGAACCGTTCTCGGCTCTGGCATTCAAAATCATGACGGATCCTTATGTAGGTAGATTGACGTTCTTCCGTGTGTATTCTGGCGTCCTGAAATCCGGTTCGTATGTTCTGAATGGTACAAAGAACAAACGTGAGCGTATTGGTCGGATTCTGCAAATGCATGCGAACAGCCGTCAAGAGATTTCCGAAGTTTACTCCGGAGATATCGCAGCTGCAGTTGGTTTGAAAGATACCATTACAGGCGACACGCTTTGTGATGAAAAACATCCGATTATTCTTGAATCGATGAATTTCCCTGAGCCAGTTATCTCGGTTGCTATCGAACCAAAAACGAAAGCTGACCAAGACAAACTCGGTATCGCGATTTCCAAGCTTGCGGAAGAAGATCCTACATTCCGTGCGCATACGGATGAAGAAACAAACCAAACGATTATCTCTGGTATGGGTGAGCTTCACCTTGAGATTCTAGTTGACCGTATGCTTCGCGAATTTAAGGTTGAGACAAACGTTGGTAAGCCTCAAGTTGCTTATCGTGAGACGTTCCGTCAAGCTGCAAAAGTCGAAGGTAAATTCGTACGTCAATCCGGTGGTAAAGGTCAATATGGCCATTGCTGGGTTGAATTCGTTCCACAAGAGCCGGGTGAAGGCTTCGTGTTCGAAAACAAAGTTGTGGGTGGATCGATTCCTCGTGAATTTATCGCTCCAATCCAAGCTGGTATCGAAGAGTCGATGAAAAACGGCGTTATCGCTGGATTCCCGCTCGTTGATGTTAAAGCAATTGTTTTCGACGGATCTTATCATGATGTTGACTCCTCGGAGATGGCGTTTAAAATTGCAGGTTCGATGGCGCTTAAAGCTGCCAAAGAAAAATGTAAGCCAGTTCTGCTTGAGCCAATCATGAAAGTTGAAGTTACTGTTCCTGAAGAGTACATGGGCGATGTAATGGGTATGTTGAACTCCCGTCGTGGTCGCATTGAAGGTATGGATACTCGCGCAGGTGCGCAAATTATCCGTGCTAAGGTGCCTCTCTCCGAGATGTTCGGTTATTCCACAACACTTCGTTCCGGTACACAAGGACGCGGTGTATTCTCGATGGAGCTTTCTCACTATGAAGAAGTTCCTAAATCGATTGCTGAAGAGATTATTGCCAAAAACAAAGGCGAATAA
- a CDS encoding ribosomal L7Ae/L30e/S12e/Gadd45 family protein, which produces MQFKVGAKQTTKMLEQDKAVEVYIAQDADPRMKEKVIHLCERSSIPVKWVETMQDLGKTCGIDVGAAMAALVTDDE; this is translated from the coding sequence ATGCAGTTTAAAGTTGGCGCGAAACAGACGACGAAGATGCTTGAGCAAGATAAAGCAGTCGAAGTCTACATTGCTCAAGATGCAGATCCGCGAATGAAAGAGAAAGTTATTCATTTGTGTGAGCGGTCGAGTATCCCGGTCAAATGGGTAGAAACGATGCAAGACCTTGGGAAAACCTGTGGAATTGATGTCGGAGCTGCTATGGCAGCGCTCGTAACCGATGATGAATAA
- the tuf gene encoding elongation factor Tu, with the protein MGKAKFERNKPHVNIGTIGHVDHGKTTLTAAITTVLSKKYGGAAIAFDQIDKAPEERERGITISTAHVEYETPARHYAHVDCPGHADYVKNMITGAAQMDGAILVVSAADGPMPQTREHILLSKQVGVPYIVVFLNKCDMVEDEELLELVEMEVRDLLSEYEFPGDDTPIIRGAAREALQNPDGPWAEKIIELFEQVDTYIPTPERDVAKPFLMPVEDVFTITGRGTVATGRVERGVIKVGDEIEIIGLAEESRKSVVTGVEMFRKLLDSAQAGDNVGALLRGVDRKDIERGQVLAKPGSVKPHTNFTAQIYVLTKEEGGRHKPFFTGYRPQFYFRTTDVTGIINLPEGTEMVMPGDNITVTVELIAPIAVEEGTRFSIREGGRTVGAGAVATIQK; encoded by the coding sequence ATGGGAAAAGCTAAATTTGAACGTAACAAACCGCACGTTAATATCGGTACTATTGGTCACGTCGATCACGGTAAAACGACTCTGACTGCAGCAATCACTACTGTACTTTCCAAAAAATACGGCGGTGCTGCTATCGCTTTTGACCAAATCGATAAAGCTCCAGAAGAGCGCGAGCGTGGTATCACGATCTCGACAGCTCACGTTGAGTATGAGACGCCAGCTCGTCACTACGCTCACGTTGACTGCCCAGGTCACGCCGACTATGTAAAAAACATGATCACTGGTGCTGCACAAATGGACGGAGCAATCCTAGTAGTTTCCGCAGCTGATGGCCCTATGCCACAAACTCGTGAGCACATCTTGCTGTCCAAGCAAGTTGGCGTTCCTTACATCGTTGTATTCCTGAACAAATGCGACATGGTTGAAGACGAAGAGCTTCTTGAACTGGTTGAGATGGAAGTTCGCGACCTTCTTTCCGAGTATGAGTTCCCAGGCGACGACACTCCAATCATCCGTGGTGCAGCTCGTGAAGCTTTGCAAAACCCTGATGGTCCTTGGGCTGAAAAAATCATCGAGCTCTTCGAGCAAGTTGATACTTACATCCCAACTCCTGAGCGCGATGTTGCAAAACCTTTCCTTATGCCTGTCGAGGACGTATTCACAATCACTGGCCGTGGTACAGTAGCAACTGGCCGTGTTGAGCGTGGCGTTATCAAAGTAGGCGACGAGATCGAAATTATCGGTCTTGCTGAAGAGTCCCGCAAATCCGTAGTAACAGGCGTTGAAATGTTCCGTAAATTGCTTGACTCCGCTCAAGCAGGCGACAACGTTGGCGCATTGCTTCGTGGTGTAGACCGTAAAGATATTGAGCGTGGACAAGTATTGGCTAAACCGGGTTCGGTTAAACCACACACTAACTTCACTGCACAAATCTACGTTCTGACTAAAGAAGAGGGTGGCCGTCACAAGCCTTTCTTCACTGGATACCGTCCACAGTTCTACTTCCGTACAACTGACGTTACTGGTATCATCAACCTGCCAGAAGGTACTGAAATGGTTATGCCTGGCGACAACATCACAGTTACTGTTGAGCTTATCGCTCCAATCGCGGTTGAAGAGGGAACTCGTTTCTCCATCCGTGAAGGCGGCCGTACTGTAGGCGCTGGCGCTGTAGCAACTATCCAAAAATAA
- a CDS encoding ABC transporter permease produces MLKSMPGAIELGLIYALMALGVYITYRILDFPDLTVEGSFTTGGGIAMILITNGMSPWVATIAAFGGGAAAGAITGLLHTKGKINGLLSGIIMMIALYSINLRIMGKPNVSVYGMDTIFTTSNVLVIVVIVVIVTKLLLDLFLHTDLGLSLRATGDNERMIRSFGSNTDTTKIIGISLSNALVALSGALFAQQSTAADISMGIGVIVVGLASVIIGEAIFGARKVFWATLAVVLGSIVYRIIITIAYRVEWLKASDLKLITAVIVIVALVVPTIQKSFKQKKMARKRSAELLTDPVQRGGGQ; encoded by the coding sequence TTGTTGAAATCGATGCCTGGTGCAATTGAGCTTGGCTTAATTTATGCGTTGATGGCGCTGGGCGTCTACATTACGTATCGGATTTTAGATTTTCCCGATTTGACCGTGGAAGGCAGCTTCACTACAGGCGGCGGCATTGCAATGATTTTGATAACGAATGGCATGTCGCCTTGGGTGGCTACTATTGCTGCTTTTGGCGGTGGTGCGGCTGCGGGAGCCATTACCGGGCTTTTGCATACGAAAGGCAAAATAAATGGGCTGCTCTCCGGCATTATTATGATGATTGCCCTATATTCCATTAATCTGCGAATTATGGGCAAGCCGAATGTGTCGGTATATGGAATGGATACGATTTTTACGACTAGCAACGTGCTTGTTATTGTCGTAATCGTTGTTATTGTGACGAAGCTTCTGCTGGATTTGTTTCTGCATACGGACTTAGGGCTAAGCTTGCGTGCAACGGGAGATAATGAGCGGATGATTCGGAGCTTTGGCTCCAATACGGATACGACTAAAATTATCGGCATATCCCTCTCCAATGCACTTGTTGCTTTGTCTGGAGCCTTATTCGCACAGCAGTCAACTGCTGCTGATATTTCTATGGGGATCGGCGTTATCGTCGTCGGCTTGGCATCGGTTATTATTGGCGAGGCTATTTTTGGAGCCCGGAAGGTGTTTTGGGCCACGCTGGCGGTTGTTCTTGGTTCCATTGTGTATCGGATCATCATTACAATTGCCTATCGGGTGGAGTGGCTCAAAGCTTCTGACTTAAAGCTGATTACAGCGGTAATCGTTATTGTTGCCCTTGTCGTTCCAACCATTCAGAAATCGTTTAAGCAGAAAAAAATGGCACGCAAACGCTCGGCGGAGCTGCTGACTGATCCTGTACAACGTGGAGGTGGGCAGTAA
- the rpoC gene encoding DNA-directed RNA polymerase subunit beta', which translates to MLDVNNFEYMKIGLASPEKIRSWSRGEVKKPETINYRTLKPEKEGLFCEKIFGPTKDWECHCGKYKRVRYKGVVCDRCGVEVTRAKVRRERMGHIELAAPVSHIWYFKGIPSRMGLALDMSPRSLEEIIYFASYVVTDPGDTPLEKKQLLSEKEYRSYREKYGYGFHAGMGAEAVKKLLQDIEVEKELEQLKEELRTAQGQRRNRAIKRLEVIEAFRNSGNEPEWMILDVLPVIPPELRPMVQLDGGRFATSDLNDLYRRVINRNNRLKRLLDLGAPDIIVQNEKRMLQEAVDALIDNGRRGRPVTGPGNRPLKSLSHMLKGKQGRFRQNLLGKRVDYSGRSVIVVGPNLKMFQCGLPKEMALELFKPFVMKELVNKGLAHNIKSAKRKVERVSPEVWDVLEEVIKEHPVLLNRAPTLHRLGIQAFEPILVEGRAIKLHPLVCTAYNADFDGDQMAVHVPLSAEAQAEARLLMLASGNILNPKDGKPVVTPSQDMVLGSYYLTMDNKEAHGTGSVFATVNEAVSAYQRGIVSLHARIFIPVKVLKKTVFTEKQQQSLMSTTVGKVIFNEIFPEDFPYINEATKTNLLNGTPDKYFVYEKGSDLKKIIEELPIAGGVGKDYLGNIIAECFRNYHTTLTAVILDRIKQLGFTYSTRAGITIAVSDVIVPPEKTELLKKSDDQVAIVMNQYRRGLITNEERYDRIISIWSKCKDELTEILMKSMDRYNNIMLMVDSKARGNKSQITQLGGMRGLMANPSGRIIELPIKSNFREGLTVLEYFISTHGARKGLADTALRTADSGYLTRRLVDVAQDVIVREEDCGTDKGFSVSKIQDGKEVIEDLYDRIEGRYAFETVRHPKTGEVIVSRNDLIDSNRADAIIDAGIEKLQIRSVLSCRARHGVCKTCYGRNLATGKHVEIGEAVGIIAAQSIGEPGTQLTMRTFHTGGVAGDDITQGLPRIQELFEARNPKGQAIITELDGVVKEIREAKDRREIEVQGEAESKTYAITYGSRIRVVKGQHLEAGDELTDGSIDPKDMLRIKGIRGVQNYILQEVQRVYRNQGVEINDKHIEVMVKQMLRKIRIVDAGETKLLPGAFVDIHEYESANREAIFADKEPAVAKPVLLGITKASLETDSFLSAASFQETTRVLTDAAIKGKVDQLLGLKENVIIGKLIPAGTGMPRYRNIRLVGLEDEQETVVNQGELESEAVTVD; encoded by the coding sequence TTGTTGGACGTGAACAACTTCGAGTATATGAAAATTGGGCTTGCCTCGCCTGAGAAAATTCGTTCCTGGTCCCGCGGAGAAGTTAAAAAACCGGAAACGATCAACTATAGGACGTTAAAACCGGAGAAGGAAGGCCTCTTCTGCGAGAAAATTTTTGGTCCTACCAAAGACTGGGAGTGTCACTGCGGCAAGTACAAGCGCGTTCGCTATAAAGGCGTCGTCTGTGATCGCTGTGGCGTTGAAGTAACACGTGCGAAAGTTCGCCGTGAGCGTATGGGACATATCGAGCTTGCAGCTCCTGTATCCCATATCTGGTATTTCAAAGGGATTCCTAGCCGCATGGGCTTGGCATTGGATATGTCGCCTCGTTCGCTTGAGGAGATCATCTACTTTGCATCTTATGTTGTAACTGATCCTGGTGATACGCCGCTGGAGAAAAAGCAGCTGCTGTCCGAAAAGGAATACCGCAGCTACCGTGAGAAATATGGCTACGGCTTCCACGCTGGAATGGGTGCTGAAGCAGTCAAAAAACTGCTGCAGGACATTGAAGTGGAGAAAGAGCTGGAACAGCTTAAAGAAGAGCTTCGTACGGCTCAGGGCCAACGCCGTAACCGTGCGATCAAGCGTCTTGAAGTTATCGAAGCATTCCGTAATTCTGGCAATGAGCCGGAATGGATGATTCTCGATGTGCTTCCAGTTATCCCTCCTGAGCTTCGCCCGATGGTACAACTGGATGGCGGACGTTTTGCAACGTCTGACCTTAATGACCTGTACCGTCGTGTAATCAACCGTAACAACCGTCTGAAGCGTCTGCTTGATCTGGGTGCTCCTGACATTATCGTGCAAAATGAAAAACGCATGCTTCAAGAAGCAGTTGATGCGCTGATTGATAACGGCCGTCGTGGTCGTCCAGTGACTGGACCGGGTAACCGTCCGCTCAAATCGCTCAGCCATATGCTTAAAGGTAAGCAAGGACGTTTCCGTCAAAACTTGCTCGGTAAACGTGTCGATTACTCTGGCCGTTCCGTTATCGTAGTAGGACCGAACCTGAAGATGTTCCAATGCGGACTTCCGAAGGAAATGGCGCTTGAGCTGTTTAAGCCATTCGTTATGAAAGAACTCGTCAACAAAGGACTTGCGCACAACATTAAGAGCGCGAAGCGCAAAGTTGAGCGCGTAAGCCCTGAAGTATGGGATGTTCTTGAAGAAGTAATCAAGGAGCACCCGGTTCTTCTTAACCGTGCCCCGACCCTTCACAGACTCGGTATTCAAGCATTTGAGCCGATTTTGGTTGAAGGCCGCGCCATCAAGCTTCACCCGCTCGTATGTACCGCTTATAACGCGGATTTCGACGGTGACCAAATGGCCGTTCACGTACCTTTGTCTGCAGAAGCACAAGCGGAAGCTCGCTTGCTCATGCTTGCATCGGGCAACATTTTGAACCCTAAAGACGGCAAGCCAGTCGTTACGCCTTCCCAGGATATGGTTCTCGGCAGTTACTATCTGACGATGGACAACAAGGAAGCGCATGGTACGGGTTCGGTGTTTGCAACGGTGAATGAAGCGGTATCGGCGTACCAACGCGGTATTGTTTCGCTGCATGCACGGATCTTTATTCCGGTGAAAGTTTTGAAAAAGACTGTGTTCACCGAAAAACAACAGCAGTCGTTGATGTCAACGACGGTTGGTAAAGTTATTTTCAACGAAATTTTCCCGGAAGATTTCCCGTATATCAACGAGGCTACGAAAACGAACCTTTTGAACGGTACGCCGGATAAATATTTTGTTTACGAAAAAGGCAGTGATTTGAAAAAAATCATTGAAGAATTGCCGATAGCAGGCGGTGTAGGTAAAGATTATCTCGGTAATATTATTGCTGAGTGCTTCAGAAACTACCATACGACGCTGACGGCTGTCATCCTTGACCGTATCAAGCAGCTCGGCTTCACTTACTCCACGCGTGCAGGTATTACGATCGCCGTATCGGACGTTATCGTGCCGCCAGAGAAAACAGAGCTTCTTAAAAAATCGGATGATCAGGTTGCTATCGTTATGAATCAGTACCGTCGTGGTCTGATTACGAACGAAGAGCGTTATGACCGGATTATTAGCATTTGGAGCAAATGTAAAGACGAGCTGACGGAAATTTTGATGAAGTCTATGGATCGTTACAACAACATTATGCTCATGGTTGATTCGAAGGCACGGGGTAACAAATCGCAAATCACCCAGCTGGGCGGTATGCGTGGTCTGATGGCCAACCCATCGGGCCGCATTATCGAATTGCCAATCAAATCGAACTTCCGTGAAGGTCTGACGGTACTCGAGTACTTCATCTCGACGCATGGAGCGCGGAAAGGTCTCGCGGATACAGCTCTTCGTACAGCTGACTCCGGTTACCTGACTCGTAGGCTCGTTGACGTTGCACAAGATGTTATCGTTCGTGAAGAAGATTGCGGAACCGATAAAGGCTTCTCCGTGAGCAAAATTCAAGACGGTAAAGAGGTTATTGAGGATCTGTACGATCGTATTGAAGGCCGTTACGCTTTCGAGACGGTTCGTCATCCGAAGACTGGCGAAGTTATCGTCAGCCGCAATGATCTGATTGACTCGAACAGAGCCGATGCGATTATTGATGCGGGTATTGAAAAACTGCAAATCCGTTCCGTGCTTAGCTGCCGCGCTCGTCATGGCGTATGTAAAACTTGTTATGGCCGCAACCTGGCAACAGGCAAGCATGTTGAAATCGGAGAAGCAGTAGGTATCATTGCCGCTCAATCCATCGGTGAGCCAGGAACACAGCTCACGATGCGTACATTCCATACCGGCGGTGTTGCCGGAGACGATATTACGCAAGGTTTGCCGCGTATCCAGGAGCTTTTCGAGGCGCGTAATCCGAAAGGTCAAGCGATTATCACCGAGCTTGATGGTGTGGTCAAAGAAATTCGTGAAGCGAAGGATCGCCGTGAAATCGAAGTTCAAGGTGAAGCGGAATCCAAAACTTATGCGATCACTTACGGTTCGCGTATCCGTGTTGTAAAAGGTCAGCATCTGGAAGCCGGCGACGAGCTGACTGATGGTTCGATTGACCCTAAAGATATGCTTCGGATTAAAGGTATCCGCGGCGTTCAAAACTATATTTTGCAGGAAGTACAGCGCGTCTACCGGAACCAAGGGGTAGAAATCAATGACAAGCACATTGAAGTCATGGTTAAGCAAATGCTCCGCAAAATCCGTATCGTTGATGCGGGAGAAACGAAGCTTCTGCCAGGCGCATTCGTAGACATTCATGAATACGAGTCTGCCAACCGCGAAGCAATCTTTGCTGATAAAGAGCCAGCAGTAGCCAAACCGGTATTGCTCGGTATTACGAAAGCGTCTCTTGAGACGGATTCGTTCTTGTCGGCAGCTTCTTTCCAAGAAACGACTCGCGTCTTGACTGACGCTGCTATTAAAGGCAAAGTCGATCAATTGCTTGGTCTGAAGGAAAATGTTATTATCGGTAAGTTGATTCCAGCTGGTACGGGTATGCCGCGTTATCGCAATATCCGTCTGGTAGGGCTTGAGGATGAGCAGGAAACTGTTGTAAACCAAGGCGAATTGGAATCAGAAGCAGTTACCGTTGACTAA
- a CDS encoding ABC transporter substrate-binding protein, which yields MRKNMWVGLMLVLVLVISACGGSKGNGNTGEQASTAPSSSAEATDSGAKENYKISISQYVEHPSLDATREGFIAALKDAGLVEGQNLTIDFNTAQADQANNQTLAQKIAADKSDLALGIATPSAQALVKEVTDRPVLFAAVTDPIDSKLVTNLDAPGGLVSGASDTNPAAITELMDFVAANFPNVKNVGLVINEGEPNAVVMAKIAEEALAKHEIKLVRAAVSNTAEVQQAAASLVGKVDALYITLDNSVVSSLDTLIKVANDNDLPFFASDRDTVERGAFATIGFKYYDHGYQVGQMAVDILKNGKKPGDMKVTVPDKLDLILNMKAAKEQGITVTDEMKNQVKDAASNIIE from the coding sequence ATGAGAAAAAATATGTGGGTAGGATTAATGCTGGTCCTCGTTTTGGTCATTTCGGCATGTGGGGGCAGCAAAGGAAACGGCAATACAGGGGAACAGGCTTCAACTGCACCAAGCAGTTCTGCTGAAGCAACGGACAGTGGGGCGAAAGAAAATTATAAAATTTCAATCTCGCAATATGTAGAGCATCCGTCGCTTGATGCAACAAGAGAAGGATTTATTGCTGCCTTGAAGGATGCGGGCTTGGTTGAAGGACAGAATTTAACCATTGATTTTAATACGGCTCAAGCAGATCAAGCAAACAACCAAACGTTGGCTCAAAAGATCGCGGCTGATAAAAGTGATTTGGCGTTAGGTATTGCTACACCATCAGCACAAGCGCTTGTTAAAGAAGTGACTGATCGTCCTGTGCTGTTCGCAGCTGTTACCGATCCGATTGATTCAAAGCTCGTTACAAACCTTGATGCACCAGGCGGTCTTGTTTCGGGAGCGTCCGATACAAATCCTGCAGCGATTACAGAGCTAATGGACTTTGTAGCTGCTAATTTCCCTAATGTTAAAAACGTGGGCCTAGTTATTAATGAAGGTGAGCCAAATGCCGTTGTTATGGCTAAAATTGCTGAAGAAGCGCTAGCTAAGCATGAGATTAAGCTCGTTCGTGCAGCTGTAAGCAACACAGCAGAAGTTCAGCAGGCAGCAGCTTCCCTTGTGGGTAAAGTGGACGCCCTGTATATTACGCTGGATAACTCAGTAGTGAGCAGTCTGGATACTCTGATTAAAGTAGCAAATGATAATGATCTTCCGTTTTTTGCGAGCGATCGCGATACGGTTGAGCGCGGCGCCTTTGCAACAATTGGTTTCAAATATTATGATCATGGTTACCAAGTAGGTCAAATGGCTGTGGATATTTTGAAAAACGGCAAGAAGCCGGGCGATATGAAAGTAACTGTGCCGGACAAGCTTGATCTTATTTTGAACATGAAGGCAGCTAAGGAACAAGGCATTACGGTGACCGATGAGATGAAAAATCAAGTCAAGGATGCTGCTTCCAACATTATTGAATAG
- the rpsG gene encoding 30S ribosomal protein S7 — protein MPRKGPVTKRDVLPDPVYNSKLVTRLINRIMIDGKRGTAQTLLYDAFKLIQERTGKDPMEVFEAALKNIMPVLEVKARRVGGANYQVPIEVKPERRTSLGLRWLVNYSRNRGEKTMVERLAAEITDASNNTGASVKKREDTHKMAEANRAFAHYRW, from the coding sequence ATGCCACGCAAAGGTCCTGTAACAAAACGCGATGTGCTTCCGGATCCGGTTTACAATAGCAAACTGGTAACGAGACTCATCAACCGCATTATGATCGACGGTAAACGCGGAACAGCTCAAACGCTGTTGTACGATGCCTTCAAACTGATCCAAGAACGCACGGGTAAAGATCCGATGGAAGTGTTCGAAGCAGCTTTGAAAAATATCATGCCAGTACTTGAGGTTAAAGCACGCCGTGTCGGCGGTGCCAACTATCAAGTGCCGATCGAAGTTAAACCTGAGCGCCGTACATCGCTTGGTCTCCGTTGGCTCGTGAACTACTCACGTAACCGCGGTGAGAAAACGATGGTAGAGCGTTTGGCTGCTGAAATTACTGATGCTTCCAATAACACTGGTGCATCCGTTAAGAAGCGCGAAGATACACACAAAATGGCAGAAGCGAACAGAGCGTTTGCTCACTACCGTTGGTAG
- the rpsL gene encoding 30S ribosomal protein S12: MPTINQLVRKGRQAKVVKSKSPALQKGFNALKREATNISAPQKRGVCTRVGTMTPKKPNSALRKYARVRLTNRVEVTAYIPGIGHNLQEHSVVLIRGGRVKDLPGVRYHIVRGALDTAGVNNRNQARSKYGAKRPKVKK, from the coding sequence ATGCCAACAATTAACCAGCTAGTCCGTAAAGGACGCCAAGCTAAAGTCGTAAAATCGAAATCGCCAGCTTTGCAAAAAGGTTTCAACGCCTTGAAACGTGAAGCTACAAACATCAGTGCTCCGCAAAAACGCGGTGTGTGCACTCGTGTAGGTACAATGACTCCGAAAAAACCGAACTCTGCACTTCGTAAATACGCGCGTGTACGTTTGACTAACCGCGTAGAGGTTACAGCTTACATTCCGGGTATCGGACATAACCTTCAAGAGCACAGTGTCGTATTGATCCGTGGCGGACGGGTAAAAGACCTTCCGGGTGTACGTTATCATATCGTTCGCGGCGCTTTGGATACAGCGGGTGTTAACAACCGTAACCAAGCTCGTTCGAAATACGGTGCTAAACGTCCTAAAGTTAAGAAATAA
- a CDS encoding ATP-binding cassette domain-containing protein, translating to MLNISKVSKLFNPGTVDEKTALININLHLMPGDFVTVIGSNGAGKSTLMNIISGVMRPDAGDVEIAGDKMTLLPEFKRSKWIGRVFQDPMAGTAPRMTIEENLAMAYKRGKPRTLLIGVTPAKRAFFKEQLSRLGIGLENRLGAKVGLLSGGERQALSLLMATFTKPQILLLDEHTAALDPSRAELITALTDSLVHEMKLTTLMVTHNMEQAIRLGNRLIMMDKGRIILDVNEHRKKDLTVAQLLNEFEQISGKKLADDRIVLG from the coding sequence ATGCTGAACATTTCAAAAGTGTCCAAGCTGTTTAATCCAGGAACTGTTGATGAAAAGACAGCTTTGATTAACATTAATCTGCATCTGATGCCGGGCGATTTTGTAACGGTTATTGGAAGCAATGGAGCAGGGAAATCTACTTTAATGAACATTATCTCGGGTGTCATGCGTCCAGATGCCGGCGATGTTGAAATAGCTGGGGATAAAATGACACTGCTGCCCGAATTTAAACGCAGCAAGTGGATCGGGAGAGTCTTTCAAGATCCTATGGCGGGTACAGCGCCGCGCATGACGATTGAGGAAAACCTGGCTATGGCCTATAAAAGAGGCAAGCCGCGTACGCTATTGATAGGTGTGACACCGGCCAAGCGCGCTTTTTTCAAGGAGCAGCTTTCTAGGCTCGGCATAGGGCTTGAGAATCGCTTGGGCGCGAAGGTTGGACTTTTGTCCGGTGGCGAGCGGCAAGCGCTTAGCCTGTTGATGGCGACCTTTACGAAGCCACAAATTTTGCTGCTTGATGAGCACACGGCGGCGCTTGATCCTTCGCGTGCAGAGCTGATTACAGCGCTCACCGATTCGCTTGTACACGAGATGAAGCTGACGACGCTGATGGTGACGCATAATATGGAGCAGGCGATACGTCTGGGCAACCGTCTTATTATGATGGACAAGGGCCGGATCATTCTCGATGTTAATGAACACCGCAAAAAGGATCTTACGGTAGCGCAGCTGCTTAACGAGTTTGAACAAATTAGCGGCAAGAAGCTGGCTGACGACCGGATTGTGCTAGGTTAA